The Polyangia bacterium genome has a segment encoding these proteins:
- a CDS encoding energy transducer TonB, giving the protein MFDSVLAHNVPRRQIGKGAILSFTAHVAVIALALYISSRPHEEDKKNTRKVMLFNPPPPPPPPPAGGGAVTKPKVEHKKVIKKPDTVVQTTKKESPKPQEHEKPQEEPDPAGVEGGVKGGVAGGVVGGVVGGSLGSTIPFGVGMVRPTISNRPSPIYNQEALALRVSGTALVKCIVKVDGTLTNCRIIKGLPHMDQSILDMLHKQWRYDSGVMFQGHPVQVEMVIPVTVKAP; this is encoded by the coding sequence ATGTTCGATTCGGTTCTCGCGCATAACGTCCCGCGGCGGCAGATAGGCAAGGGCGCCATCCTGTCGTTCACGGCGCACGTCGCCGTCATCGCGCTGGCGCTGTACATCTCGTCGCGTCCGCACGAAGAGGACAAGAAGAACACCCGCAAGGTGATGCTGTTCAACCCACCGCCGCCTCCGCCGCCTCCGCCGGCCGGTGGGGGTGCGGTGACCAAGCCAAAGGTCGAGCACAAGAAGGTCATCAAGAAACCCGATACCGTTGTCCAGACGACCAAGAAGGAATCACCCAAGCCGCAGGAGCACGAAAAGCCCCAGGAGGAGCCGGATCCCGCGGGTGTCGAGGGCGGCGTGAAAGGCGGCGTGGCGGGCGGCGTGGTGGGAGGCGTCGTCGGCGGATCGCTGGGCAGCACGATTCCGTTCGGTGTCGGCATGGTCCGGCCGACGATTTCGAACCGCCCGTCCCCGATTTACAACCAGGAGGCCCTGGCGCTGAGAGTGTCGGGGACGGCGCTGGTAAAGTGCATTGTCAAAGTGGATGGAACGCTGACGAACTGTCGCATCATCAAGGGGCTGCCACACATGGACCAGTCCATCCTGGACATGTTGCACAAGCAGTGGCGTTACGATTCCGGGGTCATGTTCCAGGGACATCCGGTGCAGGTCGAGATGGTCATTCCAGTCACCGTGAAGGCGCCGTAA
- a CDS encoding MotA/TolQ/ExbB proton channel family protein produces MQFTLYDLWAHMGLFARLVVGALAIMSVSSLLVACERFLAFRKSKKASIAFAHVVGPLLAKRDLNAAASMQPGAEVGHLGRVIMAGLTTYRASGQDDPELIFESVARSLERQGQREMQNLRRGQGLLATVSSTAPFVGLLGTVVGIVNSFQAMAASGSGGLGTVSAGIAEALVTTAFGLLVAIPAVMIYNYFQGFVDGVTVDIAESSNELLDIVARQLKSNSGRPAAVRHG; encoded by the coding sequence ATGCAATTCACACTGTACGATCTTTGGGCCCACATGGGCCTGTTCGCCCGGCTGGTGGTCGGGGCGCTGGCCATCATGTCGGTCTCGTCGCTGCTGGTGGCCTGTGAAAGGTTCTTGGCCTTCCGCAAGTCCAAGAAGGCATCCATCGCCTTCGCCCACGTGGTGGGACCGTTGCTGGCCAAGCGTGACCTGAACGCCGCCGCCAGCATGCAGCCGGGCGCCGAGGTCGGACACCTTGGTCGGGTGATCATGGCCGGCCTGACGACGTACCGGGCAAGCGGTCAGGACGACCCCGAGCTGATCTTCGAATCGGTGGCGCGTTCGCTGGAACGTCAAGGCCAGCGCGAGATGCAGAACCTGCGTCGCGGCCAGGGCCTGCTGGCGACGGTGTCGTCGACGGCGCCGTTCGTCGGTCTGCTGGGCACGGTGGTCGGTATCGTCAACTCGTTCCAGGCCATGGCGGCCTCCGGGTCGGGCGGTCTTGGCACGGTGTCCGCCGGTATCGCCGAGGCATTGGTGACCACCGCCTTCGGTCTGCTGGTCGCCATCCCGGCGGTCATGATTTACAACTATTTCCAAGGCTTCGTCGACGGCGTGACGGTGGACATCGCCGAATCGTCGAAC